A region from the Mesorhizobium sp. J8 genome encodes:
- a CDS encoding WD40 repeat domain-containing protein: protein MKRSTDRLLALAMLVVGVVCFAKLYPALGGKPLAPARLEVFGLAGVLSVLAGLLFLAGLLPGAAKHDPAAPLFGRDAEIAPAGHPRLRRAAFALPLLALIVIVADQFGPWRAPRANSEPAKETVTAPAQPAPRPSESKPERETSARPITPEVSVEPATAAPAQEEAATPALPEPATAPAQPMPPAASTPPPVQPAQSTELTALAPGTPAETVAPPPPAPPAQPTALEGHRDAVVWLAVSADGHEIMSASTDRMIKLWDVDGKRLIRDLGRQKDMARSALFMPDGKTALTAGDDGEIVLRQLSDGTVLHVFSSGANGGVRQLKISSDGKRAVSGHDTGSVVVWDLEKGEVLHVLPGHDWSVSSVAISPDGTRALTGSIDGELKLWDIVAGKQLRSWHGHDRGAYGAVFLADGHHAVTGSGDYTIKLWDLDTFKEVRRFDGHSGTVYALALSADGKRLGSVSLDGTARIWNMDTGAEIAEFDPGTGPIYSVAFAANGTLLTGGIDRTIRDWPAAGGDGTVLFAGAPE from the coding sequence ATGAAGCGATCGACCGACAGGTTGCTGGCGCTGGCGATGCTGGTCGTCGGCGTCGTCTGTTTCGCCAAGCTCTATCCAGCGCTGGGCGGCAAACCGCTGGCACCGGCGCGCCTGGAGGTCTTCGGGTTGGCGGGCGTGCTGTCGGTTCTTGCCGGGCTGCTTTTCCTCGCCGGCCTGCTGCCGGGCGCTGCCAAGCACGATCCGGCCGCCCCGTTGTTTGGCCGCGACGCCGAGATCGCGCCGGCGGGCCATCCGCGACTGCGCCGCGCAGCATTTGCCTTGCCGCTTTTGGCCCTGATCGTCATCGTCGCCGACCAGTTCGGGCCATGGCGAGCGCCGAGGGCGAACAGCGAGCCGGCGAAGGAAACTGTCACCGCGCCGGCGCAGCCGGCGCCTCGGCCATCCGAGTCGAAGCCCGAGCGGGAGACGAGTGCAAGACCAATCACGCCGGAAGTGAGTGTCGAGCCAGCCACGGCCGCCCCGGCACAGGAAGAGGCTGCGACGCCCGCGCTGCCCGAGCCGGCCACGGCTCCCGCCCAGCCGATGCCGCCGGCCGCGTCCACGCCGCCGCCTGTCCAACCTGCACAGTCGACCGAACTGACAGCACTTGCGCCCGGCACGCCGGCTGAAACCGTAGCACCGCCCCCACCGGCGCCTCCGGCCCAACCGACCGCGCTGGAAGGCCACCGCGACGCCGTGGTCTGGCTGGCGGTGTCGGCCGACGGCCACGAGATCATGAGCGCCAGCACCGACCGCATGATCAAGCTGTGGGACGTCGACGGCAAGCGCCTGATCCGCGATCTCGGCCGGCAGAAGGACATGGCGCGCAGCGCGCTCTTCATGCCCGACGGCAAGACCGCGCTCACCGCCGGCGACGACGGCGAGATCGTGCTGCGCCAGCTCTCCGACGGCACGGTGCTGCACGTCTTCTCGTCCGGGGCGAACGGCGGCGTCAGGCAGCTGAAGATCAGCTCCGACGGCAAGCGCGCCGTCAGCGGTCACGACACCGGCTCCGTCGTCGTCTGGGACCTGGAGAAAGGCGAGGTGCTGCACGTGCTGCCGGGCCACGACTGGTCGGTGAGCTCCGTCGCCATCTCGCCCGACGGCACCAGGGCGCTCACCGGCAGCATCGACGGCGAGCTGAAGCTTTGGGATATCGTTGCGGGCAAGCAGCTGCGCAGCTGGCACGGCCACGACCGCGGCGCCTATGGCGCGGTCTTTCTTGCCGACGGCCACCACGCCGTCACCGGCAGCGGCGACTACACGATAAAACTCTGGGACCTCGACACCTTCAAGGAGGTCCGGCGCTTCGACGGCCATTCCGGCACCGTCTATGCGCTGGCCTTGTCGGCCGACGGCAAGAGGCTGGGCTCGGTATCGCTCGACGGCACGGCGCGGATCTGGAACATGGACACCGGCGCCGAAATCGCCGAGTTCGACCCCGGCACCGGGCCAATATATTCGGTGGCGTTTGCCGCCAACGGCACGCTGTTGACCGGTGGCATCGACCGCACCATCCGAGACTGGCCGGCGGCGGGAGGCGACGGCACGGTGCTGTTTGCCGGGGCGCCGGAATAG
- a CDS encoding c-type cytochrome yields the protein MKRFWIGVLILIVVCLAGFAAYAWKPAIDPIEPPQRASFDQALIEKGAVLASVGNCTACHTKPGGKSFAGGLAVPTPFGTIYSTNITPDPKTGIGRWSEAAFSRAMREGVERDGDHLYPAFPFDHFTLVSDEDNKALYAYLMTRRPVENRRPANDLPFPLNLRFVLAGWKLLFFDKGAYREDAAQSAEWNRGAYLVEGLGHCGACHTPRNALGAERKGAHLAGGEAEGWEAFALDASSSAPIPWTHDSLFAYLRQGWHVDHGVANGPMAEVTGNLGRLPDSDISAIATYLSSRMGEPTPERAAAAEDIRKKLSFDQGGTPIPASATTGSPTSRGGAIYQAACATCHDGSRPQPFGGIDFHLSSTIAAADPQNAINVVLFGLPAASGRESPIMPGFAATLTDDQVADLLGYLREAYARKPAWADAKAKTADTRSGKYQVSVRPSDGIERGPDNVGAND from the coding sequence TTGAAACGCTTCTGGATCGGCGTTCTCATCCTCATTGTCGTCTGCCTGGCGGGCTTTGCCGCCTATGCCTGGAAGCCGGCGATCGACCCGATCGAACCGCCGCAGCGCGCCTCCTTCGACCAGGCGCTGATCGAGAAGGGGGCAGTGCTCGCTTCGGTCGGCAACTGCACGGCTTGCCATACCAAGCCCGGCGGAAAGTCCTTCGCAGGCGGGCTGGCGGTGCCGACGCCATTCGGTACCATCTATTCCACCAACATCACGCCCGACCCCAAGACCGGCATCGGCCGCTGGTCGGAAGCCGCCTTCAGTCGGGCGATGCGGGAAGGCGTCGAGCGCGACGGCGATCACCTTTATCCGGCCTTCCCGTTCGACCATTTCACGCTGGTGTCTGACGAGGACAACAAGGCACTCTACGCCTATCTGATGACACGCCGGCCGGTTGAGAACCGGCGACCGGCCAACGACTTGCCGTTCCCGCTCAACCTGCGCTTCGTGCTGGCGGGCTGGAAGCTGCTGTTCTTCGACAAGGGCGCCTATCGCGAGGATGCCGCGCAGAGCGCCGAATGGAACCGCGGCGCCTATCTCGTCGAAGGGCTTGGCCATTGCGGCGCCTGCCACACGCCGCGCAACGCGCTCGGCGCCGAGCGGAAAGGCGCGCATCTGGCAGGCGGCGAAGCGGAGGGCTGGGAGGCCTTCGCGCTCGATGCATCGTCCTCCGCGCCCATCCCGTGGACGCATGACAGCCTCTTTGCCTATCTGCGCCAGGGCTGGCATGTCGATCACGGCGTGGCCAACGGGCCGATGGCGGAGGTCACCGGCAATCTCGGCCGGCTTCCCGATTCCGACATCAGCGCCATCGCCACTTACCTGAGTTCGCGGATGGGCGAGCCGACGCCCGAGCGTGCGGCGGCAGCCGAGGACATCCGCAAGAAGCTTTCGTTCGACCAGGGCGGCACGCCGATACCGGCCAGCGCCACCACCGGCAGCCCGACAAGCCGCGGCGGCGCGATCTACCAGGCGGCCTGCGCCACATGCCATGACGGCAGCCGCCCGCAGCCTTTCGGTGGTATCGATTTCCATCTCTCCAGCACGATTGCTGCGGCCGATCCGCAGAACGCGATCAACGTCGTGCTGTTCGGTCTGCCGGCGGCCAGCGGCCGGGAGAGCCCGATCATGCCCGGCTTCGCCGCGACGCTGACCGACGATCAGGTGGCGGATCTGCTCGGCTATCTGCGCGAGGCCTATGCCCGGAAACCGGCATGGGCGGATGCGAAGGCGAAGACCGCCGACACAAGGAGCGGCAAATACCAGGTCAGCGTCCGGCCTTCGGACGGCATCGAGCGCGGCCCGGACAATGTAGGAGCCAACGACTGA
- a CDS encoding (2Fe-2S)-binding protein, protein MVKLNVNGASHDIDVDPATPLLYVLRNDLKLNGAKFGCGLGQCGACTVMVDGKAVFSCLTPAMLVEGRAIKTVEGLGTIDDPGPMQKAFVEQQAAQCGYCIAGMMMRAQALLEAKPDAADADIRQALEPNLCRCGTHMRILRAVARARDLMQGKSADAMAPAAATGRG, encoded by the coding sequence ATGGTTAAACTCAACGTCAACGGCGCCTCGCACGACATCGATGTCGATCCGGCGACGCCGCTGCTCTATGTGCTGCGCAACGATCTGAAGCTCAACGGCGCGAAGTTCGGCTGCGGCCTCGGCCAGTGCGGCGCCTGCACGGTGATGGTCGATGGCAAGGCGGTCTTTTCCTGCCTGACGCCGGCCATGTTGGTCGAGGGACGCGCGATCAAGACGGTCGAGGGTCTTGGCACCATCGACGACCCCGGACCGATGCAGAAAGCTTTCGTCGAACAACAGGCGGCGCAATGCGGCTATTGCATCGCCGGCATGATGATGCGGGCGCAGGCGCTGCTCGAGGCAAAACCCGATGCCGCCGACGCCGACATCAGGCAGGCGCTGGAGCCCAATCTCTGCCGCTGCGGCACGCATATGCGCATCCTGCGCGCCGTGGCCCGCGCCCGCGACCTGATGCAAGGCAAGTCCGCCGACGCCATGGCGCCGGCCGCCGCCACAGGGAGGGGATGA